One genomic region from Pseudomonas sp. R5-89-07 encodes:
- a CDS encoding alpha/beta hydrolase: MRILGILCLLLTLNGCSSLLFYPEPGLPFTPEKAHLAYRDVSLTTVDGVKLHAWWLPAKPGVPVKGTVLHLHGNGGNLAWHLGGSWWLPEQGYQVLLLDYRGYGLSEGKPSLPAIYQDVDAAFSWLDKAPEARGQPLIVLGQSLGGALAVHYLAAHPERQLQLKALVLDGVPASYRDVGQFALSTSWLTWPFQVPLSWLVPDADSAVNAMPRLTGVPKLLFHSLDDPIVPVSNGIRLYQAAPPPRVLQLTRGGHVQTFADKTWQTVMLRYLDDPLHFNGLRRLGEIPNYPVPKAAPSESPQ; encoded by the coding sequence ATGAGAATCCTCGGCATTCTTTGCCTGCTACTCACACTGAACGGCTGCAGCTCGTTGCTGTTCTACCCGGAGCCCGGCCTGCCGTTCACGCCGGAAAAAGCCCATCTGGCGTACCGTGACGTCAGCCTCACCACCGTCGACGGCGTGAAACTGCATGCCTGGTGGCTGCCGGCCAAGCCCGGCGTGCCCGTCAAAGGCACGGTGCTGCACCTGCACGGCAACGGCGGCAACCTGGCCTGGCATCTGGGCGGCAGTTGGTGGTTGCCGGAGCAGGGCTACCAAGTGCTGTTGCTGGACTACCGCGGCTATGGGCTCTCCGAAGGCAAGCCGTCGTTGCCGGCCATCTATCAGGACGTGGACGCCGCCTTCAGTTGGCTGGACAAGGCGCCCGAAGCCCGTGGCCAGCCACTGATCGTGCTTGGCCAGAGCCTGGGCGGCGCGTTGGCGGTGCATTACCTGGCGGCTCACCCCGAGCGCCAGCTCCAGCTCAAGGCCCTGGTGCTGGATGGCGTGCCTGCCAGTTATCGTGACGTAGGACAATTCGCCCTAAGCACTTCCTGGTTAACCTGGCCGTTCCAGGTGCCCCTTTCCTGGCTGGTGCCCGACGCCGACAGCGCGGTCAACGCCATGCCCCGACTGACAGGCGTGCCCAAGTTACTGTTTCACAGCCTGGATGATCCGATCGTGCCCGTGTCCAACGGCATCCGCCTGTACCAGGCGGCGCCCCCACCCAGGGTGTTGCAACTGACGCGAGGTGGGCATGTGCAGACGTTCGCTGACAAGACCTGGCAAACCGTGATGCTGCGTTACCTGGATGACCCGCTGCATTTCAACGGTCTGCGACGTCTCGGCGAAATTCCGAATTATCCCGTTCCCAAAGCTGCCCCATCAGAGAGCCCGCAATGA
- the lysS gene encoding lysine--tRNA ligase, translating into MSDQQLDPQALQQEENSLIALRKEKLAAERAKGNAFPNDFRRDNYCDALQKQYADKTKEELAELAIPVKVAGRIMLNRGSFMVIQDMTGRIQVYVNRKTLSEETLASVKTWDMGDIIAAEGTLARSGKGDLYVEMTNVRLLTKSLRPLPDKHHGLTDTEQRYRQRYVDLIVNEDVRQTFRVRSQVIAHIRSFLMQRDFLEVETPMLQTIPGGAAAKPFETHHNALDLPMFLRIAPELYLKRLVVGGFEKVFEINRNFRNEGVSTRHNPEFTMLEFYQAYADYEDNMDLTEELFRELAQLVLGSTDVPYGDKVFHFGEPFVRLSVFDSILKYNPELTADDLNDIDKARAIAKKAGAKVLGFEGLGKLQVMIFEELVEHKLEQPHFITQYPFEVSPLARRNDDNPNVTDRFELFIGGREIANAYSELNDAEDQAERFMAQVADKDAGDDEAMHYDADFVRALEYGMPPTAGEGIGIDRLVMLLTNSPSIRDVILFPHMRPQA; encoded by the coding sequence ATGAGCGACCAACAACTCGACCCGCAAGCCCTGCAACAGGAAGAAAACTCCCTGATCGCCCTGCGCAAGGAAAAGCTTGCTGCCGAGCGCGCCAAGGGTAACGCCTTCCCCAACGACTTCCGCCGCGACAATTACTGCGATGCCCTGCAGAAACAGTACGCGGACAAGACCAAGGAAGAGCTGGCGGAACTGGCGATCCCGGTCAAGGTGGCGGGTCGCATCATGCTCAACCGTGGCTCGTTCATGGTGATCCAGGACATGACCGGGCGTATCCAGGTCTACGTCAACCGCAAGACCCTGTCCGAAGAAACTCTGGCCTCGGTGAAAACCTGGGACATGGGCGACATCATCGCAGCCGAAGGCACCCTGGCCCGTTCCGGCAAGGGCGACCTGTACGTCGAGATGACCAACGTGCGCCTGCTGACCAAGTCGCTGCGCCCGCTGCCGGACAAGCACCACGGCCTGACCGACACCGAGCAGCGCTACCGCCAGCGCTACGTTGACCTGATCGTCAACGAAGACGTGCGCCAGACCTTCCGCGTGCGCTCGCAGGTCATCGCTCACATCCGCAGCTTCCTGATGCAGCGTGACTTCCTCGAGGTGGAAACGCCGATGCTGCAAACCATCCCCGGTGGTGCCGCAGCCAAGCCGTTCGAAACCCACCACAATGCGCTGGACCTGCCAATGTTCCTGCGTATCGCGCCGGAGCTGTACCTCAAGCGGCTGGTGGTTGGCGGCTTCGAAAAGGTCTTCGAGATCAACCGCAACTTCCGTAACGAAGGCGTCTCGACCCGTCACAACCCTGAATTCACCATGTTGGAGTTCTACCAGGCCTACGCCGACTACGAAGATAACATGGACCTCACCGAAGAACTGTTCCGCGAGCTGGCGCAGCTGGTACTGGGCAGCACCGACGTGCCGTACGGCGACAAGGTCTTCCACTTCGGCGAGCCATTCGTGCGCCTCTCGGTGTTCGACTCGATCCTCAAGTACAACCCTGAGCTGACCGCCGATGATCTGAACGACATCGACAAGGCGCGTGCCATTGCCAAGAAAGCCGGCGCCAAGGTGCTGGGCTTCGAAGGCCTGGGCAAACTGCAGGTGATGATTTTCGAAGAGTTGGTGGAGCACAAGCTGGAACAGCCGCACTTCATTACCCAGTACCCGTTCGAGGTATCGCCGCTGGCCCGTCGCAACGACGACAACCCGAACGTCACCGACCGTTTCGAGCTGTTCATCGGTGGCCGCGAAATCGCCAACGCCTACTCCGAGCTCAACGACGCAGAAGATCAGGCCGAGCGCTTCATGGCCCAGGTGGCCGACAAGGATGCAGGTGATGACGAAGCCATGCACTACGACGCCGACTTCGTACGTGCCTTGGAATACGGCATGCCGCCAACCGCTGGTGAAGGTATCGGCATCGACCGCCTGGTGATGCTGTTGACCAACTCGCCGTCGATCCGCGATGTGATCCTGTTCCCGCATATGCGGCCACAAGCGTAA
- a CDS encoding flavohemoglobin expression-modulating QEGLA motif protein has protein sequence MDDYQQTIRSLSDRIVLAQTPIRVLDAVKWDENIRQGFLKAKGKAMPAVDRDYYLNRPLSFDSSAVKLEFQNIERDITRRLGQFSPVGQIMRRMCREYRMVVRMLEARGTEDFGLISQELYGAASDAFHAGDPTLADLGLMLSDYLNNIDGRGDLKDEAKTLTAKDAVALLQTRLNKVFGEAEETIRVFESDGIVADAAAGADYIKIRADAMFNDRDVRALEVHEGLVHVGTTLNGQNQPICTFLSKGPPSSTVTQEGLAILMEIITFASYPSRLRKLTNRTRAIHMVEEGADFLQVFEFFREQGFEMAESYGNASRVFRGSVPTGLPFTKDLSYLKGFIMVYNYIQLAVRKGKLEQVPLLFCGKTTLEDMRTLRQLVDEGLVVPPKYLPEQFRDMNALAAWMCFSNFLNHLSLDRIEADYSNIL, from the coding sequence GTGGACGATTACCAGCAGACGATACGCAGCTTGTCCGACCGCATTGTGCTGGCGCAAACGCCGATCCGCGTCCTCGACGCCGTGAAGTGGGATGAGAATATTCGCCAGGGCTTTCTCAAGGCCAAGGGCAAGGCCATGCCTGCCGTGGACCGCGATTACTACCTGAACCGACCGTTGTCGTTCGACTCCAGCGCGGTCAAGCTGGAATTCCAGAACATCGAGCGCGACATCACTCGCCGCCTTGGCCAGTTCAGCCCGGTGGGGCAGATCATGCGTCGGATGTGCCGTGAGTACCGCATGGTCGTGCGCATGCTCGAAGCCCGTGGCACCGAGGATTTCGGCCTGATTTCCCAGGAACTCTACGGCGCTGCGTCCGACGCCTTCCACGCTGGCGACCCGACCCTGGCCGACCTGGGCCTGATGCTCTCGGACTATCTGAACAATATCGACGGCCGTGGCGACCTCAAGGACGAAGCCAAGACCCTGACCGCCAAGGACGCCGTCGCCTTGCTGCAAACGCGCTTGAACAAGGTGTTCGGCGAGGCTGAAGAAACCATCCGTGTGTTCGAATCCGATGGCATCGTCGCCGATGCGGCGGCGGGCGCCGACTACATCAAGATCCGCGCCGACGCGATGTTCAACGACCGTGACGTGCGCGCCCTGGAAGTACACGAAGGCCTGGTGCATGTGGGCACAACCCTCAATGGCCAGAACCAGCCGATCTGCACGTTCCTGTCCAAGGGCCCACCGTCCTCCACCGTGACCCAGGAAGGCCTGGCGATCCTGATGGAGATCATCACGTTTGCCTCTTACCCCAGCCGGCTGCGCAAACTGACCAACCGTACCCGCGCCATTCATATGGTGGAGGAGGGCGCCGACTTCCTGCAGGTGTTCGAGTTCTTCCGCGAGCAAGGCTTTGAAATGGCGGAAAGCTACGGCAACGCCAGCCGGGTGTTCCGTGGCTCGGTGCCGACCGGCCTGCCGTTTACCAAGGACCTGTCCTACCTCAAGGGCTTCATCATGGTCTACAACTACATCCAGCTGGCGGTGCGCAAGGGCAAGCTGGAACAAGTGCCGCTGTTGTTCTGCGGCAAGACCACGCTCGAAGACATGCGCACCTTGCGCCAACTGGTCGATGAAGGCCTGGTAGTGCCACCCAAGTACCTGCCCGAACAGTTCCGCGATATGAACGCACTGGCGGCATGGATGTGCTTCTCCAACTTCCTCAACCATTTGAGCCTGGATCGCATCGAGGCGGATTACTCCAATATCCTCTGA
- a CDS encoding TetR/AcrR family transcriptional regulator has protein sequence MNRVMAQEGAAGIAAAVAESVQYQGRKASRRGSEQRRQDILDAAMRIVVRDGVRAVRHRAVAAEAGVPLSATTYYFKDIDDLLTDTFAQYVERSAAFMGKLWVRNEGLLREMVAYGDGSPASRSQLADDIARLTADYVQRQLVNRREYLMAEQAFRQEALLNPRLAELVRSHQQILLQGTGQFFQVLGSREPQQDAKVLTAIISRMEYQGLLGGAEPLAADEMLEILKRYMHLVLASV, from the coding sequence GTGAACCGCGTAATGGCTCAAGAAGGCGCCGCCGGCATTGCCGCTGCCGTGGCAGAAAGCGTCCAGTACCAAGGCCGCAAGGCCAGCCGCCGGGGCAGTGAACAGCGCCGGCAAGACATTCTCGATGCAGCCATGCGCATCGTCGTGCGCGATGGCGTGCGGGCCGTGCGCCACCGGGCCGTGGCGGCGGAGGCCGGCGTACCGTTGTCGGCGACCACCTACTACTTCAAGGACATTGACGACCTGCTCACCGACACCTTCGCCCAATACGTCGAACGCAGTGCGGCCTTCATGGGCAAGCTGTGGGTGCGCAACGAAGGCCTGCTGCGTGAGATGGTCGCCTACGGTGACGGCAGCCCGGCGTCGCGCTCGCAACTGGCCGATGACATTGCGCGGCTGACCGCCGACTATGTGCAGCGCCAACTGGTCAACCGCCGCGAATACCTGATGGCCGAGCAGGCCTTTCGCCAGGAAGCCTTGTTGAACCCGCGACTTGCCGAACTGGTACGCTCCCACCAACAGATCCTGTTGCAGGGCACCGGGCAGTTTTTCCAGGTACTGGGCTCCCGTGAGCCGCAACAGGATGCCAAGGTGTTGACGGCGATTATCAGTCGGATGGAATATCAGGGCCTGTTGGGCGGCGCAGAGCCTCTGGCCGCTGACGAGATGCTGGAGATACTCAAGCGCTACATGCACCTGGTGTTGGCCTCGGTCTGA
- a CDS encoding chemotaxis response regulator protein-glutamate methylesterase produces the protein MRIAIVNDMPLAVEALRRALSFEPAHEVVWVASNGLEAVQRCAEVTPDLILMDLIMPVMDGVEATRQIMADTPCPIVIVTVDRQANVSRVFEAMGHGALDVVDTPALGVGNPRDAAAPLLRKILNIGWLIGQRGSRVRAETAPQRSTGKRQSLVAIGSSAGGPAALEVLLKGLPRDFPAAIVLVQHVDQVFAAGMAEWLSSASGLPVRLAREGEPPQSGVVLLAGTNHHIRLLKNGTLAYTAEPVNEIYRPSIDVFFESVASHWNGDAVGVLLTGMGRDGAQGLKLMREQGYLTIAQDQHSSAVYGMPKAAAAIDAAVEIRPLDRIAPRLLEVFAK, from the coding sequence ATGAGGATCGCGATCGTCAATGACATGCCCCTGGCCGTCGAGGCATTACGCCGCGCCTTGAGTTTCGAGCCGGCCCATGAAGTGGTGTGGGTCGCCAGCAATGGACTTGAAGCGGTGCAGCGTTGCGCGGAGGTGACGCCGGATCTGATCCTGATGGACTTGATCATGCCGGTGATGGATGGTGTGGAAGCGACCCGCCAGATCATGGCCGACACGCCGTGCCCGATCGTGATCGTCACCGTGGACCGCCAGGCCAATGTCAGCCGCGTCTTTGAAGCCATGGGGCACGGCGCGTTGGATGTGGTGGACACGCCGGCGCTGGGCGTGGGTAATCCCAGGGATGCGGCGGCGCCGTTGTTGCGCAAGATCCTCAATATCGGCTGGCTGATCGGCCAGCGAGGCAGCCGCGTGCGCGCCGAGACCGCGCCGCAGCGCAGCACCGGCAAGCGGCAAAGCCTGGTGGCCATTGGCTCTTCGGCGGGTGGCCCGGCGGCCCTGGAAGTGCTGCTCAAGGGGTTGCCCCGTGACTTTCCCGCCGCCATCGTGCTGGTCCAGCATGTGGACCAGGTGTTCGCCGCCGGTATGGCCGAGTGGTTGAGCAGTGCGTCCGGCTTGCCGGTGCGCCTGGCCCGTGAAGGCGAGCCACCGCAAAGCGGCGTGGTCTTGCTGGCCGGCACCAACCACCATATTCGCTTGTTGAAAAATGGCACGCTAGCCTATACCGCAGAGCCGGTGAACGAAATCTACCGGCCTTCGATCGATGTGTTTTTTGAAAGTGTCGCCAGCCATTGGAACGGTGACGCCGTCGGCGTATTGCTGACCGGCATGGGGCGCGACGGGGCCCAAGGCCTCAAGTTGATGCGCGAACAAGGATATTTGACCATCGCCCAGGACCAGCACAGTTCGGCGGTGTACGGCATGCCCAAAGCGGCGGCGGCGATTGACGCCGCTGTTGAAATTCGCCCACTGGATAGAATTGCGCCCCGACTGCTGGAGGTCTTTGCAAAATGA
- a CDS encoding PleD family two-component system response regulator translates to MNDLQLDDFKTDENAAMVLLVDDQAMIGEAVRRGLAHEENIDFHFCADPHQAIAQAIRIKPTVILQDLVMPGLDGLTLVREYRNHPATANIPIIVLSTKEDPLIKSAAFAAGANDYLVKLPDNIELVARIRYHSRSYMTLLQRDAAYRALRVSQQQLLDTNLVLQRLMNSDGLTGLSNRRHFDEYLELEWRRAMRDQTQLSLLMIDVDFFKTFNDSFGHVEGDEALRKVAATIREASSRPSDLPARYGGEEFALVLPNTSPGGARLVAEKLRMAVAALNIPHIAPAEGSSLTISIGLSTLTPVQGTDCRQLIMAADKGLYTAKHNGRNQVGIE, encoded by the coding sequence ATGAATGATTTACAGCTCGACGACTTCAAGACCGACGAAAACGCCGCCATGGTGCTGCTGGTCGACGACCAGGCCATGATTGGCGAGGCCGTGCGGCGCGGCCTGGCCCATGAAGAAAACATCGACTTCCACTTTTGCGCCGACCCGCACCAGGCGATCGCCCAGGCGATTCGCATCAAGCCGACGGTGATCCTGCAAGACCTGGTAATGCCCGGCCTCGACGGCCTGACCCTGGTGCGCGAATACCGCAATCATCCGGCAACGGCGAATATCCCGATCATCGTGCTCTCCACCAAAGAGGATCCGCTGATCAAGAGCGCAGCCTTTGCGGCCGGGGCCAACGATTACCTGGTCAAGCTGCCGGACAACATCGAACTGGTGGCGCGCATTCGCTATCACTCGCGCTCCTACATGACCCTGCTCCAGCGTGACGCGGCCTACCGTGCGCTGCGGGTTAGCCAGCAACAATTGCTGGACACCAACCTGGTGCTGCAACGGCTGATGAACTCCGATGGCTTGACCGGGCTGTCCAATCGCCGTCACTTCGACGAGTACCTGGAACTGGAATGGCGCCGTGCCATGCGCGACCAGACCCAGCTCTCCTTGCTGATGATCGACGTGGATTTCTTCAAGACATTCAACGACAGCTTCGGTCACGTCGAAGGCGACGAAGCCCTGCGCAAGGTCGCCGCCACCATCCGCGAAGCCAGCAGCCGTCCCTCGGACCTGCCGGCGCGCTACGGCGGTGAAGAGTTCGCGTTGGTGCTGCCCAATACGTCGCCTGGCGGTGCGCGGCTGGTCGCGGAGAAACTGCGCATGGCCGTGGCCGCGCTGAACATTCCGCATATCGCGCCGGCTGAAGGTTCGAGCCTGACTATCAGCATCGGCTTGTCGACCCTGACGCCGGTGCAAGGCACCGATTGCCGCCAGTTGATCATGGCGGCGGACAAAGGCCTGTATACCGCCAAGCACAATGGGCGCAACCAGGTCGGCATCGAATAA
- a CDS encoding OmpA family protein — protein sequence MRKQLMIPALLAMSVALAACSTPPNANLENARTNFTALQTNPQATKLAALETKDASEWLDKADKAYRDKEDEKKVDQLAYLTNQRVEVAKDTISLRESEAKLKNAGDERARALLDARDAQIKQLQDSLNAKQTDRGTLVTFGDVLFATNKSDLKSSGLVNITKLAQFLRDNPDRKVIVEGYTDSTGSDSYNQSLSERRAASVQRALAQQGVDISRIVTQGYGKEYPVADNGSVSGRAMNRRVEVTISNDNQPVKPRSSVAN from the coding sequence ATGCGTAAACAATTGATGATCCCTGCTCTGCTGGCGATGAGCGTTGCCTTGGCAGCCTGCTCCACCCCGCCGAACGCGAACCTGGAAAACGCACGGACCAACTTCACGGCCCTGCAAACCAACCCGCAGGCCACCAAGCTGGCCGCGCTGGAAACCAAAGATGCCAGCGAGTGGCTGGACAAGGCAGACAAGGCCTACCGCGACAAGGAAGACGAGAAGAAAGTCGACCAACTGGCCTACCTGACCAACCAGCGCGTAGAAGTGGCCAAAGACACCATTTCCCTGCGTGAATCCGAAGCCAAGCTGAAAAACGCTGGCGACGAACGCGCCCGCGCCCTGCTGGATGCCCGCGACGCACAGATCAAGCAACTGCAAGACAGCTTGAACGCCAAGCAAACCGATCGCGGCACCCTGGTGACCTTCGGTGACGTGCTGTTCGCCACCAACAAGTCCGACCTGAAGTCCAGCGGCCTGGTGAACATCACCAAGCTGGCTCAGTTCCTGCGCGACAACCCGGATCGTAAAGTGATCGTCGAAGGCTACACCGACAGCACCGGTTCCGACTCGTACAACCAGAGCCTGTCCGAACGCCGTGCGGCCTCCGTACAGCGTGCGCTGGCACAGCAAGGCGTGGACATCTCGCGCATCGTGACCCAGGGCTACGGCAAGGAATATCCGGTTGCCGACAACGGCAGCGTATCGGGCCGTGCAATGAACCGTCGCGTTGAAGTCACCATTTCCAACGACAATCAACCGGTCAAGCCACGTTCTTCCGTCGCTAACTGA
- a CDS encoding hybrid sensor histidine kinase/response regulator: protein MTPDQMRDASLLELFSLEADAQTQVLSAGLLALERNPTQADQLEACMRAAHSLKGAARIVGVDAGVSVAHVMEDCLVSAQEGRLCLQPEHIDALLQGTDLLMRIATPGNNVGAADIQAYVALMERLLDPSQPTAMVALKAEPAPAPVVEALPPEPEPAPAVMSEPPRQGKRMTEGGERVLRVTAERLNSLLDLSSKSLVETQRLKPYLASMQRLKRIQSNSLRALDVLEGHLKVVDLNLEAQEALADTRRLLSEAQALLAEKNAELDEYGWQAGQRAQVLYDTALACRMRPFADVLAGQVRMVRDLGRSLGKQVRLEIEGEKTQVDRDVLEKLEAPLTHLLRNAVDHGIEMPEQRLLAGKPAEGLIRLRASHQAGLLVLELSDDGNGVDLERLRGTIVDRHLSPVETALRLSEEELLTFLFLPGFSLRDKVTEVSGRGVGLDAVQHMVRQLRGAVVLEQTAGQGSRFHLEVPLTLSVVRSLVVEVGEEAYAFPLAHIERMCDLAPEDIVQLEGRQHFWHEGRHVGLVAASQLLQRPPGQTPSDTLKVVVIRERDAVYGIAVERFVGERTLVVLPLDDRLGKVQDISAGALLDDGSVVLIVDVEDMLRSVDKLLNTGRLERIARRSQQATEAPRKRVLVVDDSLTVRELQRKLLLNRGYEVAVAVDGMDGWNALRSEDFDLLITDIDMPRMDGIELVTLLRRDSRLQSLPVMVVSYKDREEDRRRGLDAGADYYLAKASFHDDALLDAVVELIGGART from the coding sequence ATGACCCCCGACCAGATGCGCGATGCCTCGCTGTTGGAGCTGTTCAGCCTGGAAGCCGATGCGCAAACCCAGGTGCTCAGCGCAGGCCTGCTGGCCCTGGAACGCAACCCGACCCAGGCTGATCAGCTCGAAGCCTGCATGCGCGCCGCGCACTCGCTCAAGGGCGCGGCGCGGATCGTTGGCGTGGATGCGGGCGTCAGCGTGGCCCATGTGATGGAGGATTGCCTGGTCAGCGCCCAGGAAGGCCGGTTGTGCCTGCAACCCGAACATATCGACGCGCTGCTGCAGGGCACTGACTTGCTGATGCGTATCGCCACGCCGGGCAATAACGTTGGGGCGGCGGATATCCAAGCCTATGTGGCGCTGATGGAGCGCCTGCTCGACCCGTCGCAGCCCACCGCCATGGTCGCGCTGAAAGCTGAGCCAGCGCCTGCACCGGTGGTCGAAGCACTGCCGCCTGAGCCTGAGCCAGCGCCTGCCGTGATGAGCGAGCCGCCGCGTCAGGGAAAGCGTATGACCGAAGGCGGCGAGCGCGTGCTGCGGGTCACGGCCGAGCGCTTGAACAGCCTGCTGGACTTGTCCAGCAAGTCGCTGGTGGAAACCCAGCGACTCAAGCCTTATCTGGCCAGCATGCAGCGCCTCAAACGCATCCAAAGCAACAGCCTGCGCGCCTTGGATGTGCTGGAGGGGCACCTCAAGGTCGTCGACTTGAACCTTGAGGCCCAGGAAGCCCTGGCCGATACCCGCCGCCTGTTGAGCGAAGCCCAGGCGCTGCTGGCGGAGAAAAATGCCGAGCTGGACGAATACGGCTGGCAGGCCGGCCAACGCGCCCAGGTGCTTTACGACACCGCGCTGGCCTGCCGCATGCGCCCGTTTGCCGATGTGCTGGCCGGGCAGGTGCGCATGGTGCGCGACCTCGGTCGCAGCCTGGGCAAGCAAGTGCGTCTGGAGATCGAGGGGGAAAAGACCCAGGTCGACCGCGACGTGCTGGAAAAGCTCGAGGCGCCACTGACGCATTTATTACGCAATGCCGTCGACCATGGCATCGAAATGCCCGAGCAGCGGCTGCTGGCGGGCAAGCCGGCGGAAGGCTTGATTCGCCTGCGCGCGTCGCACCAGGCCGGGCTGCTGGTGCTGGAGTTGAGCGATGACGGTAACGGTGTGGATCTTGAGCGCCTGCGCGGCACCATCGTCGACCGGCACCTGTCCCCGGTGGAAACCGCGCTGCGCCTGAGCGAGGAGGAACTGCTGACGTTCCTGTTCCTGCCGGGTTTCAGCTTGCGCGACAAGGTGACCGAGGTCTCCGGCCGTGGCGTGGGCCTGGATGCGGTGCAGCATATGGTGCGGCAACTTCGCGGCGCAGTGGTACTGGAGCAAACGGCGGGGCAGGGCAGTCGCTTTCATCTGGAGGTGCCGTTGACCTTGTCGGTGGTGCGCAGCCTGGTGGTGGAAGTCGGCGAAGAGGCCTATGCCTTCCCGCTGGCGCACATCGAGCGCATGTGCGACCTGGCCCCCGAGGACATTGTGCAACTGGAAGGTCGCCAGCACTTCTGGCACGAGGGCCGGCATGTCGGCCTGGTCGCGGCCAGCCAGCTGTTGCAGCGCCCGCCGGGGCAAACCCCTTCGGATACCTTGAAAGTGGTGGTGATCCGCGAACGCGATGCCGTGTATGGGATTGCCGTGGAGCGCTTTGTCGGCGAGCGCACGCTGGTGGTGTTGCCGCTGGATGATCGCCTGGGCAAGGTCCAGGACATTTCCGCCGGGGCCCTGCTCGATGATGGCTCCGTGGTATTGATCGTCGACGTGGAAGACATGCTGCGCTCGGTGGACAAACTGCTTAACACCGGCCGCCTGGAACGAATCGCCAGGCGCAGCCAGCAGGCCACCGAAGCACCGCGCAAGCGGGTGCTGGTGGTGGACGACTCGCTGACCGTGCGTGAGCTGCAACGCAAGTTATTGCTCAATCGCGGTTATGAAGTGGCGGTCGCGGTCGACGGCATGGATGGGTGGAACGCATTGCGTTCCGAGGATTTCGACCTGCTTATCACTGACATTGATATGCCACGCATGGACGGTATTGAATTGGTCACACTCTTGCGCCGTGACAGTCGCCTGCAATCGTTGCCGGTGATGGTGGTTTCCTACAAGGATCGTGAAGAAGACCGACGCCGTGGCCTCGACGCCGGCGCCGACTATTATCTAGCCAAAGCCAGTTTCCATGACGACGCCTTGCTCGACGCCGTGGTTGAATTGATTGGAGGCGCCCGGACATGA
- the prfB gene encoding peptide chain release factor 2 (programmed frameshift): MEINPILNTIKDLSERSETIRGYLDYDQKHERLTEVNRELEDPSVWNKPEYAQELGRERAALAQIVDTLDELNTGLADCRDLLDMAVEENDEGAVGDVVAELARLEENLAKLEFRRMFSHEMDPNNAYLDIQAGSGGTEAQDWANILLRMYLRWADKRGFDATIMELSAGEVAGIKGATVHIKGEYAFGWLRTEIGVHRLVRKSPFDSGNRRHTSFSAVFVSPEIDDKVEIEINPADLRIDTYRSSGAGGQHVNTTDSAVRITHVPTNTVVSCQNERSQHANKDTAMKMLRAKLYEQEMQKRNAASQALEDTKSDIGWGHQIRSYVLDASRIKDLRTNIERSDCDKVLDGDIDEYLEASLKSGL; this comes from the exons ATGGAAATCAACCCGATCCTTAACACCATCAAGGACCTGTCCGAGCGCTCCGAAACTATTCGGGGGTATCTT GACTACGATCAAAAGCATGAGCGCCTGACCGAAGTCAATCGCGAGCTTGAAGATCCGAGCGTCTGGAACAAACCTGAATATGCCCAGGAACTGGGCCGCGAGCGCGCTGCGCTGGCGCAGATCGTCGACACGCTCGACGAACTGAACACCGGCCTGGCCGACTGCCGCGACCTGTTGGACATGGCCGTTGAAGAAAACGACGAAGGTGCAGTGGGCGATGTCGTCGCCGAGCTGGCCCGTCTCGAGGAAAACCTCGCCAAGCTTGAATTCCGCCGCATGTTCAGCCACGAAATGGACCCGAACAACGCCTACCTGGACATCCAGGCCGGCTCCGGTGGTACCGAGGCCCAGGACTGGGCCAACATCCTGCTGCGCATGTACCTGCGCTGGGCCGACAAGCGCGGTTTCGACGCGACCATCATGGAACTGTCGGCCGGTGAAGTGGCTGGCATCAAGGGCGCGACCGTGCATATCAAGGGCGAATACGCCTTTGGCTGGTTGCGTACCGAAATCGGCGTACACCGCCTGGTGCGCAAGAGCCCGTTCGACTCCGGCAACCGCCGCCATACCTCGTTCAGCGCTGTTTTCGTCTCGCCAGAGATCGATGACAAGGTGGAAATCGAGATCAACCCGGCCGACCTGCGCATCGACACCTACCGCTCCTCGGGTGCCGGTGGCCAGCACGTAAACACCACCGACTCGGCCGTGCGTATCACCCACGTACCGACCAACACCGTGGTCAGCTGCCAGAACGAGCGTTCCCAGCACGCGAACAAGGACACCGCCATGAAAATGCTGCGGGCCAAGTTGTACGAGCAGGAAATGCAGAAGCGCAACGCGGCTTCCCAGGCGCTGGAAGACACCAAGTCGGACATCGGCTGGGGTCACCAGATCCGTTCTTATGTGCTCGATGCGTCGCGGATCAAGGATTTGCGCACTAACATCGAACGCAGCGACTGCGACAAGGTGCTCGACGGCGATATCGACGAATACCTGGAAGCCAGCCTCAAATCCGGCCTCTAA